TCATCAAGCAGCTGCGCGACGCGGGCGTCACCGCCAAGGTCATGGGCGGCGACGGTTGGGACTCGAGCGACCTGCAGAAAATTGGTGGCAATAGCGTCAAGGGCGCACTCTTCACCACGGTCGCCGCGCCGATCGCCGCACTGCCCGCCGCCGGCAAGTTCGCCGAGGCGTACAAGAAGTCCTTCAACTCCGATGCACAGGGCTTCGGCGCCTTCGGTTACGACGCCGGAAAGGTCACCCTGCAGGGCGTGCTGGCCGCCATCAAGGCCAATGGCAACAAGATGCCCACCCGTGCTCAGGTCGAAAGTGCCATCCGTAAGGTGAACGCCACCGGCCTGCTCTCCGGTAACGTGCGCTTCAACAGCGTGGGCGACCGCCAAAGCGCCAAGATGTACATCATGGAAGTGCAGGACAGCCTCGACACCAAAGCCGTCGAAACGGTCACCGTCGAGCCTCCCCGCAAGTAATCCGGCGTTTTGGTTATAAACTCATGAGGGCGACGAGGGCCGGGCTGTGTGCTCGGCCCTCCGCTTGAGTAAAGGAGATTTGTGGAGATTCTTGGGCCTCTTTTGGCGCAGGTACTGGTCTCGGGCCTGATTCTGGGTTTCGTGTACGCCATTATCGCGCTCGGTTACACCATGGTGTACGGGGTGTTGCAGCTGATCAACTTCGCGCACTCCGAAGTGTTCATCACCGGCGCCGTCGTCGGTTTTGAGGCCTTTCGCCTGCTGGCACCCCTGGAGCTGAATGGGCTGGTCAAACTGCTGATCGCCCTGCTGGCCGCCATGACCGTCTCGGGACTGCTCAACGTGCTGATCGAGCGTCTGGCGTACCGTCCGCTGCGAGGCGCGCCTCGCCTGGTGCCGCTCATCTCTGCCATTGGGGTCAGCCTGATTCTGCAGGATCTGCTCAAGCTGGGTGAAGGTCTGCAGGGACGCTTCAACCTGGTGTACCAGCTTCCGGAAGGCTTCTCGGAACCGATGCTTCGCGTCGCCTCGCTGGGCGTCAGCATTCAGCGCAAAGAAGTTCTGCTGGCCGTCATCTCCCTGCTGATGCTCGCCGGACTCAACTACCTCGTGAACTTCACCCGCATGGGACGCGCCATGCGGGCCGTCGCGCAAGACCGGCAGACCGCTGGCCTGATGGGCATCGACTCCAACCGCATCATCGCCTTCACCTTTCTGATCGGCGGTGCGCTGGGTGGCGTCGGCGGCGTGCTGTTCGGCATGCAGTTCGGTACGGTCAATGCCTACAGCGGTATCATCCCGGGCATCAAGGCGTTCACGGCGGCGGTGCTGGGCGGCATCGGCTCGATTCCGGGCGCCGTGCTGGGCGGGCTGGTGCTGGGGCTCATCGAGAACTTCATCGGGGTTCTCAGCATTTTTGGTTCGCTCTTCGCGCCACTTAAGTTTCTTTCGAGCATCGGCGCCGAGTACAAGGATATCGGCGCCTTCCTGGCCCTGATTCTGATTCTGCTGCTGCGCCCCTCGGGACTGTTGGGACGCAGCACCACGGAGAAGGTGTAACGTGACGACCGCTTCTCTGCCTCCTCGTGCCGGACGTGCGGACCGGACCTGGCCGCTGGTCGCCTACGCCATCATCACCAGCCTGCTGATGTACTTCGTCGCGCAGGGCAGCATTCCGGCCCTTGCCCAGAGTGGCGTTCTGGTGCTGTTTCTTGCCAACCTGCTCTTTGCCTACCAGTGGCGGGCCGCGCCCTGGGCCAAACTGGCCGTCGGCCTCGTCAGCCTGATCCTGGTGCTGCCGATGGTTGGACGCACCAACGGCGGAATTTTCGATCTCGCCATCCAGATCGGTATTTTTGCGGCGCTCGCGCTCGGACTCAACATCGTGGTGGGCCTGGCCGGCCTGCTTGACCTCGGGTACGTGGCCTTTTTCGCGGTGGGCGCCTACTTGTGGGGCATTTTCGCCTCACCGCAGATCGGCCGGATCACCGAGAATCCGGCTCTTGCAGGTGGCATCAGCGGCAACTACTTCTGGCTTTTCATCATTCTCGCGGTCATCGCCGCCGCCCTGGTGGGCATACTGATCGGTCTGCCGGTGCTGAAACTCCGGGGTGACTACCTGGCCATCGTGACGCTGGGCCTCGGTGAGGTCATCCGCGTGCTGGCCACCAACCTGTCCGAGTACACCAACGGTTCGCAGGGCATCACACCGGTCAAAAGCGCGCCGGTACCCTGGGTCGACGCAATCGCCGGGCGCCTGGGTTTTGAATCCTCGGACTTCAACCTGTTCTTTCTGTACTTCCTGCTGCTCCTGATCATCCTGGTGGTGGTCGCCGTCAACGTGCGGCTCGACCGCTCACGCATCGGGCGCAGCTGGATCGCCATTCGCGAGGACGAGGTCGCGGCGCAGGCCATGGGGATTCCGCTGGTGCGCACCAAGCTGCTCGCCTTTGCGGCGGGCGCCACCTTCGCCGGGGTCATGGGCGTGGTCTTCGCGGCCAAGCAGACCTTCATCTCACCCGAGTCCTTCAGCTTCTTCCAGTCCATCGGCGTGCTCTCGATGGTGATTCTGGGGGGCATGGGCAGCATTCCCGGCGTCATTTTGGGCGCGACCGTCGTGACGCTGCTCAACCTCAACATCCTGCCCTCGCTCTCGGAAAATTTGCAGAGCACCTTCCCCAACCTCAATCCGCAGCTCGATCCGGCGCAGTACCAACGCCTGACCTTCGGCGTGATTCTGGTGCTGATGATGCTGTTCAGGCCAGAAGGCCTGCTGCCTTCGGTTCGCAAGCGCATCGAGCTGCATGAAGGTGACGACCAAGGCGACTCGCTCAGCACCGCTTCCGAGCGCGGCGCGACGGGCGGCCTGATGGAACGCGGCTCGGACGTGTACTCCCCCGGGCTTTCGACACAAAAGGAAGACGAACGAAGCGGGGAGGAGCGCTGATGCTCAGGGTGACCGGACTCACCAAAACCTTCGGTGGACTGACCGCCGTCAACAGCGTCGATTTGAACGTGCCCGAGCGAGGCATCGTATCGGTCATCGGTCCCAACGGCGCGGGCAAAACGACCTTCTTCAACATGATCACCGGGATCTACAAGCCCGATGTCGGCAGCATTGATCTGGGCGGCGTCAATCTGGTGGGCCTGCGGCCCGATCAGGTGACCGCCGCCGGGATCGCCCGCACCTTTCAGAACATCCGGCTGTTTTCTGCCATGACCGCTGAGGAAAACGTGCTGGTCGGACGTCACCCGCGCCTGAAGGCCAATCTCATCGACGCGCTGCTGCGTACCCGCCGATTCCACGACGACGAAGCGGCCGCGCGGGAAAAAGCGAGAGAGCTGCTCGACTTCGTGGGTCTGCGCAAACTTCGCAACGAATTCGCGACCAACCTGCCGTACGGTGACCAGCGTCGTCTGGAAATCGCGCGGGCCCTGGCAACCGATCCCAAACTGATCTTGCTCGACGAGCCGACCGCCGGCATGAACCCCAGCGAGACTGAGGCCACCAAACACCTCATTCGCCGGGTGCGTGACGAACGCGGCATCACCGTCGTGCTGATCGAACACGACATGCGGCTGGTCATGACCCTCAGCGAGCACATCACGGTGCTCGACTACGGCACCAAGATCGCCGAGGGCCTGCCGCACGAGATCCGCAACGATCCGCGCGTCATCGAGGCCTACCTGGGACGTGGTGCGGCAGCCGGCGAGTACGGAAAGGAAGCGCGCTGATGCTCGAAGTCAACGGCGTTCATACCTACTACGGGCACATTCACGCGCTCAAGGGCATCGACATCAAAATCAACCAGGGCGAGGTCGTGGCCTTGATCGGCGGCAACGGCGCCGGGAAGACGACCACCCTGCGTACCCTCTCGGGCATGCTGCGCCCCAAGAACGGCGAGGTGAGCTTCAAGGGGCGCAACATCGTGGGGATGCCCGCCCACGACATCATGGGCCTGGGAATGAGCCACGTGCCCGAAGGGCGGCGGATCTTTCCGCAGCTGACGGTGCGCGAAAACCTCGACATCGGCGCCTACAAGGTGAACTCGCGCAAGGTGATCAACGAACGCATCAACGAGGCTTACGCCCTCTTTCCACGGCTCAAGGAGCGCGAGAAGCAGCTGGGCGGCACCCTGTCCGGCGGCGAGCAGCAGATGCTGGCGATCGCGCGCGCGCTGATGGTCGATCCAGAGCTGCTGCTGCTCGACGAGCCCTCGATGGGACTGTCACCCAAGTTCGTCGAGGCCATCTTCGACATCGTGCAGCGCCTCAATCAGGAGCGCGGAACCACCATTTTGCTGGTCGAGCAAAACGCCCTGATGGCGCTGGGGGTCGCCAAACGTGCCTATGTCTTGCAGACCGGCGAGATCCGCCTGTCCGGGAACGCAGCTGACGTAGCGAGCGACGAAAGCGTGCGCAAGGCGTACCTCGGCGAGGAGTAGCCAGTAGCCCACCGTTCTTGACACTGCTTGTTCCTCAGCCTAGGCTGGGGACAAGCAGTTTTTTGTTGGCCCACTCGGCACCGTGACAGCACGCGGGTGCTCGGTTCGGCTGTCTGAGCGAATCCAGGAGCCGATATTTGTACAGACGACGTGAGGTTTGATACATTAAACCTCAAGCACAGTTCAGACTCGGGCCGGGCACGGTTCTTGGTCGCGTTCAACCAGGAGGACAAATGAAACGAATGTATCTCTCCGCACTTCTCGCTGCCGCCATGATGGGCAGCGCTTCGGCTGTCACGCTGGTGTACGGTTCGGGTGGCGAGCCGGTCAGCCTCGAGAGCGGCAACATCACCGACGGCAACTCGATCATCGTGCAGCGCCAGATCTACGACACCCTGGTGGGGTTCCGTCCCGGTACCACGACGCTCGACAAGACGCGCGGCCTCGCTTCCAACTGGACCAGCAACGCCAACGCCACCCAGTGGACCTTCACGTTGCGTCGTGGCGTCAAGTTCCACGACGGCACCGACTTCAACGCCGACGCGGTGCTCTTCAACGTCAACCGCTGGTGGGACGAGAAGGACGCCAGCGGTATGCGCAACCAGGGCCGCACCTTCGAAATCTGGGGCCAGCTGATGGGCGGCTACAAG
The Deinococcus peraridilitoris DSM 19664 genome window above contains:
- a CDS encoding branched-chain amino acid ABC transporter permease, producing the protein MTTASLPPRAGRADRTWPLVAYAIITSLLMYFVAQGSIPALAQSGVLVLFLANLLFAYQWRAAPWAKLAVGLVSLILVLPMVGRTNGGIFDLAIQIGIFAALALGLNIVVGLAGLLDLGYVAFFAVGAYLWGIFASPQIGRITENPALAGGISGNYFWLFIILAVIAAALVGILIGLPVLKLRGDYLAIVTLGLGEVIRVLATNLSEYTNGSQGITPVKSAPVPWVDAIAGRLGFESSDFNLFFLYFLLLLIILVVVAVNVRLDRSRIGRSWIAIREDEVAAQAMGIPLVRTKLLAFAAGATFAGVMGVVFAAKQTFISPESFSFFQSIGVLSMVILGGMGSIPGVILGATVVTLLNLNILPSLSENLQSTFPNLNPQLDPAQYQRLTFGVILVLMMLFRPEGLLPSVRKRIELHEGDDQGDSLSTASERGATGGLMERGSDVYSPGLSTQKEDERSGEER
- a CDS encoding branched-chain amino acid ABC transporter permease; the encoded protein is MAQVLVSGLILGFVYAIIALGYTMVYGVLQLINFAHSEVFITGAVVGFEAFRLLAPLELNGLVKLLIALLAAMTVSGLLNVLIERLAYRPLRGAPRLVPLISAIGVSLILQDLLKLGEGLQGRFNLVYQLPEGFSEPMLRVASLGVSIQRKEVLLAVISLLMLAGLNYLVNFTRMGRAMRAVAQDRQTAGLMGIDSNRIIAFTFLIGGALGGVGGVLFGMQFGTVNAYSGIIPGIKAFTAAVLGGIGSIPGAVLGGLVLGLIENFIGVLSIFGSLFAPLKFLSSIGAEYKDIGAFLALILILLLRPSGLLGRSTTEKV
- a CDS encoding ABC transporter ATP-binding protein; translation: MLRVTGLTKTFGGLTAVNSVDLNVPERGIVSVIGPNGAGKTTFFNMITGIYKPDVGSIDLGGVNLVGLRPDQVTAAGIARTFQNIRLFSAMTAEENVLVGRHPRLKANLIDALLRTRRFHDDEAAAREKARELLDFVGLRKLRNEFATNLPYGDQRRLEIARALATDPKLILLDEPTAGMNPSETEATKHLIRRVRDERGITVVLIEHDMRLVMTLSEHITVLDYGTKIAEGLPHEIRNDPRVIEAYLGRGAAAGEYGKEAR
- a CDS encoding ABC transporter ATP-binding protein, producing MLEVNGVHTYYGHIHALKGIDIKINQGEVVALIGGNGAGKTTTLRTLSGMLRPKNGEVSFKGRNIVGMPAHDIMGLGMSHVPEGRRIFPQLTVRENLDIGAYKVNSRKVINERINEAYALFPRLKEREKQLGGTLSGGEQQMLAIARALMVDPELLLLDEPSMGLSPKFVEAIFDIVQRLNQERGTTILLVEQNALMALGVAKRAYVLQTGEIRLSGNAADVASDESVRKAYLGEE